One Archangium violaceum genomic window, CCCGTCGTGCGGGAGACCTTGTCGGTCATCTCCGAGGACGAGGGGCGGCACGCGGAGCTGGCCTGGGACATCATCGCCTTCGCCCTGGAGCGGGGCGGCCGGGGCGCGAAGGAAGCCTTGCGCCAGGCCCTCTCGGCGTTGGAGTCGCAGCAGACGCCCGCGCTCCCCCGCATCCCGGGCGTCGATGAAGACTTCCTCACGCGAAACGGCGTGCTGCCCCAGGCGGAGCTGGGGCGATTGATGGCGGTGTGCATCGAGCGGACGCGCGCCCGGGCGGAGGCGCTGCTCGAGCCGTCGAGCCTCCCGGCGCGGCACGGCCCCATCGACTTCCAGGGCGTGCCCGCTTCGTCTCCGCGCGACGCGGTGCCCGTGGAGGCTGCACCGCGAGGCTGACCGGTGCGCGAGCCAGGTGGTCTACAAGGTGATGGCCGACGTCTACGGCACCACGAAGGCGACCGGCCCGCTGCGCAACATGCTCCCTGTGGACAGGCGAGCGCCCCTACATGCGGCGATGGCGGAGTGGAGCTTTGATCCGGCCGACCTGCCCAGGGTCCGGGAGGAGTGCAGGGATTATTTCGAGCAGAGCGGCTGGCCCAACATGCCCATTGAGATCGAGCTGACCAAGACGGACGGTTACCACATGTCGCCGTGGAACTGGCCCGGGCTGGAGTACGTCGTCAAGTTCAACTTCATGTACCTCACCGACGTCTGCAGGACCGAGGCGGAGCGGGAAGGAATCTACACCCACCTCCGAGGACTCTGGGCGCACCTCACCCAGGCGGGGATTCGATTCAAGGCCCACTGGGGGAAGATCAACTTCATGGACCATGCCTTCGTTCGCGCGAACCATGGGTTGGAGCTGTTCGAGCCGCTCATCCATCCCCTGTTCATGAAGGAGTACCTGGCCGAGAGGCTGTTGCCATCGCACTGAAGAAACCATCGCCACTGAGTCTGCCCCTGAACTGGAGCAGTGGGTCGGAGAGTACGACGTGAGCGGAAAGTCCCCCGGGCCTTCGAAGGAAACCGGCCATGGCGGATGACACTGGGGCTACACCCAGAGTGCACCGGCCTGGCTCACAGCTCTTGGGCTCCCGTCAGCGGCCTTCCTCTGCCTCTCTGCTCCCTCCCGCTGCCCTCGACATTGCCCCCATTCCTCTTATGCGCGGTCGCCATGTCCGCTGTCCTGCATGGCGTTTCGGCGACCCCCCTCATGACATGGTACTCACGTCGGAATCAGCGAAGGCCCCGAGCGCATCGGCGGGATAGCGGCCCTCCTGCGGGCGGTAGGTGGCCAGCCCGCCCCCCACCGAGTGGACTTGCCTTCGGTTCCCAGCCCGGGGGCTCGTGCCCCTGCCCATGCGCACATTGAAGGTGCGCTTCGCGCGGGGGCCTTCAACCATGATCTCTCTCTTCTTTGTCACCCACTGGGGACTCTCCGTCCTGATGCAGAGTCTATTCCTGCACCGCTACGCGGCTCACCAGATGTACACCATGGGGCCGCGCACCGAGCGCGCCATGCACTTGTTGACCCTGGTAGCCCAGGGCTCGAGCTACCTCGAGCCACGAACCTACGCGCTCCTCCACCGCGAGCATCATGCCTTCGCCGACACGGAGAAGGATCCTCATTCGCCCGCCATCCACCGCAACCCATTCCGGATGATGCTGGAGACGGCGCGGCGCTACTCCGATTACTTCTCGGGGCGAAAGCTCCCCGAGGCACGCTTCCTCGGCCGGTATCCCGAGTGGCCTTTCATCGACCGCACGTTCAACAAGTGGCCGGTACGCATTGGCTGCGGAGCGCTCTACACACTGTTCTACTGGCGCTTCGCCACCCGGCGCTGGCAATTCCTGGCCCTGCCCATCCACTTCGTGATGGGCCCGCTGCACGGGGCCATCGTCAACTGGTGCGGCCACCGCTACGGCTACCGCAATTTCTCCACCCGGGATCTGTCCCGCAACTCGCTGCCCGTGGACGCGGTATGCATGGGGGAACTGTTCCAGAACAATCACCACGCCCGGCCGGCGAACCCGAACTTCGCCGCCCGCCGCTTCGAGTTCGATCCCACCTGGTGGGTGATGAAGCAGCTGGCCCGCATGCGGCTCATTCGCATCACTCACGCCCCGGCAGCGCCAGCGGATCGCGCCCAGGCTCAGCCGTTCCCTCGCGAGGGATGGCGGGCGAGGATGCCGTAGAAGGTGAGAGCGGCGGCTGCGCTACCCAGCCTGTTGCATATCCACCCCTGCCTCAGCCTCCCAAGGACGTCCTTCCACTTCGCGGCTCCGTTGGGCCGGCCTGGGCGTACCTCCGCGGGGCTTTTGTCCCGACCGCTCGTTTCCTTGCCCACCCGGCTGTAGAGGGCACGCTGTCCATGGCCATCTCCCAACCGAAAGGTAGCCTCGCCCCGCCTGGCGGCCATGGGTCGACTGGAAGCTGGGGCAGGTGTGGGCGGGCGCTACCTCCCGCGCTCGGGACATCCAGCACTCCGGATGGCCTGGATGGGCTGCGCGAGCGACGCCCGATTTCCCCCGCCGTACCCCGTGCCCTCCCTCATGAGGGCAGGATTGATCCAAAGTCCGTAGGAGAGGTTTTGAAGAGGCGGAGAGCAAGTCCAGACATTCACAGGCAAAGAGGGAGCATCCCTCCGGACGGCGCCTGAAAGAGGGGCGCCGTGGAAGGACAGGAGTGAAGGTACACAGGCCGAACAGCCAGGGGAGAAGAGGCGCGGGAAGGCCGGAGCGGGAGCAGCTGGCGGGCGCTCAGGCAAGTGTGGCCAGACTCTCGGGCAGCACGGCCAGACCCAACAGGCCCTGGTAGAGCACCTCCATGGTGCGTGCGAAGCTTTGGGGCCGTTTGTCGCGAGTCGGCAGGTGCGTGCGCACCAGGGCCAGCAGGTTGTAGGCCAGCAAACGCAGCCAGCTGAGCACCAGGGGTGCATTGCCTCGCAGGCTGGGCGAGGCGCTGTCCTCCTCCAGCACCACGTCCGCTGTCCAGTTGGGCCCGTTCTCAATCCCCCAGTGCCGGCGTACCAACGTCAGCATCCGCTCCGGGGACAGTTGCCCTGTGGGAATGGAGGTGAGGAACAGCCGCGTCTCCACCTTCGGCAGCTCGCCGTCTCTGGTTCGCGTCTGCCTCACCCATACCCATTGCTGGGCGCCGGGAAAGTCCTCCTCTGGCGGCTTGTCCACCACCCTCAACTCCCTCTCCACCCACTCCCCGCTCGTCCGCTCGCGCGTGCGCACCTTCACTGGCGCCACCGCCAGCGCCACCCACGCCTTGTCATGTAGCCGGTGGAAGTTCTCCTTGAGCGCCATCAGGTAGTCTTCTCCACCACCCGTTTGAACAACTCCGGGAACGCCGTCGCCTCTCCCTGCTTGCCTTCCAGCAACTTCTGGTCGAGCACCGGCTGGGCCGCGCTGCTGGTGAGACTGGCGCGCAGCGCGTACGGGTACCAGTACTCCCGCCCCTGCTCATCCTTCGTCGTGTGGCTCGGCTCGCACGGCGGCTGCCCCGGCGTGCTCTCCCCCGCCTTCCCGTCAATGCTGACGACGCCCCGGGCGAAGAGCTCATGGCGTATCAGCCCCACTTCCAGGCCTCGGTGCACCATCTGGTGCACCTCCTGCTCCAACCCCTCTGGCTCCAACTTCCCCAGCAGCCTATCCAACGTCGTGTCGGACACCGGCCGCTTCAGCCCCTCGGGCGCCGTGCCTTCGCGCAGCATGTCCTCCCCCAGCGCCTCGGCATGCCTCAACACCCGCCGCCCCACCGCAATCGCCTGCACCAGCAGCATCAACATCGCCGCCAGCGGGTGCCTCTGTCCCCGGCGGGCCCGGGGTCCTTTACCTCCTTGAATGTCAGCCCCAGGCTCGCCATCATCCTCTGCACGCGGGAGGGGGTTTCCTGCTCGTCCTTCTTCCCCTTCCCGTTTCCCGCTTGGGGTGTGGAGGGCCCGCCAGCCCTCCCGCCCCGGTTTTTCTTCCCACTCATCCTTCTCCTCCCCGGACCTGTCCGGCCCGTCTCCGGCTCTGTGCTGGCGCTCCCCCTCGCGATCTGCCCGCGGCTGCTCGCCTCCGGTGGGCGCCTGTAGGCGGGACTATACTTCAGCCGTAGGCCCGGGTGGGATGACCTCTCCCGTGGGACTTTGAATCAAGCCTGCCTCATGAGGGTCGGCCGCCTTCCCTTTGCAACCCCTGGGCCGCCCCTCCCCGGACCCCTCCCCATCTCCCAGTGTGGCGATAGAGCCACCAAGGAGAGTCCATCAGCAAGCGTGCTCACATCCCCATCAACAAGCCTGCGCGGTAACACCTACCAGCGGCTCGTGCTCGACGGTGTCGGTCACATCCCCGCACGGGAAGCCCCAGGCAAGGTCGCGGACGCGGTGCTCGCGCATCTCAGGAGCCCAGGACGGCTCCCCCTTCCGTAAGCACCCAAGCAGCCCATGAGTCGCCCTCCAGGACACCCGTCCACGGAGTTCTCGCTCCGCCGCGGTCAACTCCACCATAAACATTGAAAGAGACTGGAAACAGGCTGGCTTGCACTTCCCTCCACTCACCGTTTAGACTACAATTAACTGGTAGTTCTGATTTCCCCAAGTTGCCTGACCTCATCTGGGATTGAGCACACATTGCCCATCCCACAATCTGGAGGAAAAACCACACATGAAGAACACCCGACTGATGGGATGGCTCACCCTGGGGGCATTCCTCTGGGGTTGCGGTGGACCGATCGAGGAGCAGTCCGGGACCCAGAAGCCGGAGACCCGCGCGAATGAGGTCACGCTGGCCGGACCCCTGCCGTACCGTGGGATCAACCTCGCGAGTGCCGAGTTCGGCTCGGCGATTCCGGGCACGCACGGCAAAGACTATGTCTATCCGGATCCCGCCTACGCGAACTACACCACGGCGGATTACTACATCACCAAGGGCATGACGACGTTCCGCCTGCCTTTCAGGTGGGAGCGGCTGCAGCGGACGCGGAATGCCGCGTTCGACGCCACGGAACTGAGCCGGCTGAAGACAACGGTGAACCGGCTCACCGGCAAGGGCGCGACCGTCATCCTGGATCCGCACAACTACGCTCGCTACAACGGTGCCCTCATCGGCTCGGGTATTCCCAACGCCGATTTCGCCGACTTCTGGACGCGGCTGGCCAACGAGTTCAAGGGCAATGAGAAGGTCGTCTTCGGCCTCATGAACGAGCCCCACAGCATGCCCACGGAGCAGTGGTTGGCGGCGGCCAACGCCGCCATCCAGGCCATTCGCAACACCGGAGCCACCCAGCTCATCCTCGTGCCGGGCAACGCGTGGACTGGTGCCCACTCGTGGACGAGCAACTGGTACGGCACGCCCAACGCCACGGTGATGCTGCAGGTCAAGGATCCCCGCAACAACTACGCCTTCGAGGTCCACCAGTATCTGGACAGCGACTCCTCGGGCACCCAGGCCTCCTGTGTAAGCACGACCATCGGCGCGCAGCGGATGCAGTCCTTCACGAACTGGCTGCGCGCGAATGGCAAGAAGGGCTTCCTGGGCGAGGTGGCCGGCGGAACGGACTCGGTCTGCCTGAGCGCCCTCGACAACATCCTGGACCACCTGGAGGCGAATTCGGATGTCTACCTCGGGTGGACGTACTGGGCCGGTGGACCCTGGTGGGGCAGCTACTTCTTCTCGCTCGAGCCGGCGAGCGGCGTGGACAAGCCCCAGATGAGCGCGCTGAGCAGCCACCTCTGACGGAGCCTCCCCCGCCGGACATCGTCCTGGCCTCTTCCATGAGCTGGAGCGTTTCGACGAGGATGCCCTGTCCGGGCACCCTCGTTCCCCTCCGGAGGAGTCACCTTGAACGTTGAAGATCTCCTGGGATTCGCCCGGTGATGACTTGTGGAGGGCAGGGACACCTCGCCGCCAACCGAACCACCATCGCGCGTCTGGCGGTCTACCCCCCTTGGAATCAGCCGCGCGGGCAACAGTAAGGTACAGGGCCTCGATGGGGTGAAATCCCTCGCGGCCGGCGACGATTTTTCCTACGTGACGGAACTCTCGGCGGGTGGAGCCTTCTCCCTGGCACTGCTCCAGAATGGCACGGTGTGGGGTTTTGGCGACAACAGCTCGGGTCAAATCGACGATTCAAAGCAGCTCACCTATCCTACCCCCGTCCAGCGTCCGGGGCTCGCGGGAGTCGTGAATGTCGTGAATATCTCCGCGGGCCCTGCACACGTCCTGGCCGTGCTCTCCGACGGTACGGCTCGCGCCTGGGGCAGTAATGTGTATGACCAGATTGGAGACGGAGTGTCGAGCATCCATTCCACTCCAGTCCTCGTGCCACTGGTTTGAATGCTCCACGGAGGTCCAGGCACACTGTTGAATCCGTGTGCCTGGGCTTCCAGGGTTCGCATGCGCTCCGCATGGCCGGATGCACCGCGCGCCCGCAGGTACTCCGCCAGGCGCGAACGTGTCCAGCGGGTGAAGGCGATTACAGGAGGGGGAGCCCGGTGAGGAGGCGCCCGATGAAGTCCTGCAGATGATCCACCGTGGGGGCCATCACCCACCCGGCGCGCGCGTCGCGGAAGATGCGCTCCACGGGAAGATGGCGGGAGAAGGCGGCGCCACCACAGGCCTTCATCGCCAGGTCACACACCTCGAGCGCTGCCTCGATGGATGACAGGCGCGATTGGAGCAGAGGGAGGAGCGGCGCTGGAGCCGGGGGGTTGAATCCGGACAGCGCGGCGCCGAGGAGCGCTCGGGCCTGCTCGGTGCGGACGCTCATCTGCGCCAGGCGTGCGCGGAGGTTTGGCAGCTCCCTCAGGTGAGTGCCGGTTTGTGCGAAGCCTGCCTGCTGGAGATGCCGTGCCGTCGCCTCGACGGCCGCCTGGCACAGGCCATTGGACATCGCGGCCGTACCGACACAAAACCACGGCAGCACCTGCCCCACGAGCGCCGAAGCCCCCTCGCCCATGGGCGTGAGGAGCGCATCCGCGGAGAGCTGGACAGCATCCAAGGACACTGGCGCCGAGCCATTGCCGCGCAGACCGAGTCCCTCGAATCTCCCGGTGACCCGGACTCCTTCGGTACGCCGTTCCACCAGGAGCAGCACCGACTCGAGTGCGGAGGCGGCACCCGGGACCCGCGCGCACGCGATGTACGAGTCGGCAACGCGAGCATGTGTGCGGCGGTGGTGTGCATCACGAACACCATGGCGGTGGAAGAGCAGGCCTTCGCCAAGACCTCCACGACCGCGGCGAACGTCCGGGGCCCCTGACCTTGCCCCCCTACTCCCGTGGGAGGCACAGACCCAGGAGTCCCTGCTCGGCCAATGCCGCCACGCTGTCGCGCGGAAACGTTGCCTCCGCATCGACGGAGGCCGCTTTCGGGGCGAGGACCGTGCGAGCAAGCTCTTCGCCAAGGGAGACATACCGCAGGGAGGACTCATCCAGGAGTGGGGTCAAGGGAGTGGGGTTCATTTGGAATGAGCTCGGAGAAGGGACCTATCGCTCGCTTTCGATGATTCGCATCAACTCGTCGAGATCAACCGGCTTGAGGAGGAAGTGCTGGATACCCGCCTCCCGGGCTCGCACCCGGTCTCGCTCCTGGCCATAGCCCGTCAGCGCCACCAGGGTGACCCCGGCCATGTTCGGCTCGCCCCGGAGCCGTTGAGCGACCTGGAAGCCATCCATCCCAGGCAGGCCGAGATCCAGGACGATGAGCTCGGGTTTCTGGAGAAGCGCCTGTCCGATGGCCCCAGGCCCCTCATGGGCCAGATGGACCGTGTGTCCTCGGAACTGGAGGTACTCCATCAGGGTCTCGGCCGCGTCGATGTTGTCGTCCACCACCAGGACGCGGCGCGTGCGGACGGTCTGGGAGCGAGGAGCGGCATCCACCGGCTTCGCGTCCTGGGGGCGCTCCTGCTTGGAGGTTACGGGCAGAGACACCCTGAACTCGCTGCCACGATCCGGACCTTCGCTCCGCGCCTCGACGCTTCCTCCGTGCAACGAGACCAGATCCCGGACCAGGGTCAAGCCGATGCCAAGACCCCCGAGGTGACGCGACAGCGGCTGCTCTCCCTGTCGGAACGGCTCGAAGACGTGGGGCAGGAGCTCCGCCGGAATGCCCATACCCGTGTCCCGGATGCTCACGACGACGCGGTCCGCCTCCTCGAAGACCGACACGGCGATGTCTCCGCCCGGTGGCGTGAACTTGGCCGCGTTGTTCAACAAATTCACGAAGACCTGCTCGAGACGCGCTGGAGCTCCTTGCAGGAGATGCGACGCGCTCCCGAGCTCCACCGATAGCCGGTGTTGCTGGGTCATGAGCCGCACCCCGTCCAGAGCTCGATGGAGTACATCCTCCAAGAGCAGAGGCTCCGGGAAGACTTGGACCTTGCCCCGGGTAATGCGGGAGACATCCAGAAGATCATCGAGCAGGCGCGTCATGTGCTTGACCTGCCGCGCTTGCTACCCGCTGCCCCGGGGCGGGATTCCTCTGCCTTGTGCTCGATAACTCAAGCCAACGCGCTCGACCTCAGCCCTCATGCATGTCTTGAGCCAGTCGTCGCGAATATGGTGGGTTGATTCGTTCGGACCCCGGGTGGAAGGCCGCCAGCCCCCCTGGAGCAGCAGATCGCGAAGGCCTACGCGGAGGAGCTCGGGCTCACCTCCCCGCTCTACGCACGGCCACGCGACTCGCTTGCTCCAATCCCTCGACCCGTGAGGCGTTGTTCGGCGCGATGGTGCCCTCCACCCGGCTCATCGGACTCCGGGGAAAGGAAGTCACCTCACCCCGGAGCGTGGTGAGGTGACTCGGTCCGGTAGGTGTCGGTCAGAACGCTGAAGGTTCCACGGCGTCTTCACTCCATGCTCGAGACTCCGGCCACTTCTGCTCCCTGGAGTGGGGGTTGCGCCAGGGCCGGAAGAGGAGAGCTCGTCCTGGGCCGCGGCGGTGGAGGCGTCGGAGAAGGAGAGGACGCCGGGGATGGACCTCGAGCTTCGTCAGGGTGCCTGTGATACGGCGATCAGGTAGTCGAGCATCCCGTAGGTGGTTTGACTGGTCATCGTCACCTCCAGGGTGTGGCTGCCCGCGCTGAGGGTGGTGAGCGGGAAGTTCACCGTCCCCCACACCGTGAAGCCGTCGTACGGATCGATTTTCGAGAGGGTAGCCGTGTCGACCGCGCCGCGGATGGTGATCGTGTCCAACTTATATTGGTAGGCCGGCACCTGGCTGGTGGCGTTCTCGCCGACGCCCGTCCGCTGCCGCAGGGAGAGGGCGTACTTGCCGCTACGCGGAACGCTGAAATGGATCCTCACTGTATCGCCGGGCTGGAGGCTCAGGTTCTTGCCGCTGTCCAGTGTGAGATCAATCACTTTCACCTCGCCCGAGGCATTGGTCACCACCGTGTGGCTCGACTCCACCTCCACCACCCGGGTCATGTCCTGGCGCACCCGCAGCCAGTCGACCTTGCCCCAGGTCGCGTTCATCTTGATGCGCAGGGAGTGCCGGCCGGGTTCGAGGAGCACCGCGTCGCTTCGGCTGGTGCCCCACACGGTGTAGCCATCGAGGTCGGCGCCCGAGAGGATGGTGCTTCTGTCGCCAGCGAAGATCATCGGCGTGCCGTCGAGCGTGTACGTATAGGCGTTCTTCTCCCAATACGACGTGGTGTCGTCGCTCGTGCCGGAACGGTGCCGCAGCTCCAGCACGTAGTAGGCGCGCTCGGTCACACTGAAGGGCACCAGAATCTCGTCGCCCACCTCGTTCAGGGCCATGTGGGAGCCGCTGTCGTGGGCCCAATCGTAGAGATTGATGGGCGACCCGGTGTCCTTGACCGTCGTCGCCACGTCCTCCACCTCGCGCAGCAGGGCGGGGTTGGCCTCCGGCGCGCGGTCGATGACGAAGAGGGTGATGGAGCTGGCGGGGAAGGTGTAGTCGAAGGACGGGGCGAACGGGGTGAGGGATGTGACGCTGGTGGTGATGATGTCGGCGGTGGCCGAATCGATGGCGCTGTAGGTGGGCGCCGGCGCGTTGGCCCGGATGGTGCGGACCTGGACCCGGTTGGTCGCGCTGGGCAGACCGCTGAGCTGCACCGTCGCCGCCTTGGCGTTGAACTCATCCTTGTTCAGCACCATCAGGTAGTAGCGCTTCGCATCGAGGCTGCCGTAGGCCGCCAGGTGAGGATGGTAGCCCTCGGGCATGACCTCGCTGTGACGTGGGAAGTAGTAGCTGGAGCTGCCGGAGACGGAGACCGGGAGGTGCTGGTCACCCCAGTAGTGATTGAAGGCCTGGAGCACCTCGAAGATGCCATGCTTGAAGTAGCTTCCACCCTCCACCTGGAACACGCAGGTGTCCCCACCCCAAAGCATCCAGTACTGAGCATTCTCGAGCAGGTCTGTGTTCTTGCTCATGGTGCCCAACTTGTCCGCCGCAGTCATGACCCCGGTCCAGCGCACCGCGTAGCTGCGCAGCAGGTTTCCCTCGGTGTCTTCCTTCTCGTTGTCCCAACCGTAGGCTGCCGCCCACTCGCTCGCGGACAGCTTGAGCTTGCCATACCGCGAGGGATGGTGGAGCTGGAGCTTGTTCCGGTACCAGTCGAGCGAGGTTTGCAGGCCCACATAGGCGGTGATTCCCTTTTGATAGTGCGAAGCGGGACTCTTGTTGTCTTCGACGACCCACGGGTAGTACGGGTGGAAGTGGATCATCCTCACATCATCCCCAAGCTCCTGGACGAGCGTGGACATCCAGTCGGTCAATGTTGAGCCCTGG contains:
- a CDS encoding acyl-CoA desaturase; translation: MISLFFVTHWGLSVLMQSLFLHRYAAHQMYTMGPRTERAMHLLTLVAQGSSYLEPRTYALLHREHHAFADTEKDPHSPAIHRNPFRMMLETARRYSDYFSGRKLPEARFLGRYPEWPFIDRTFNKWPVRIGCGALYTLFYWRFATRRWQFLALPIHFVMGPLHGAIVNWCGHRYGYRNFSTRDLSRNSLPVDAVCMGELFQNNHHARPANPNFAARRFEFDPTWWVMKQLARMRLIRITHAPAAPADRAQAQPFPREGWRARMP
- a CDS encoding alpha-L-arabinofuranosidase C-terminal domain-containing protein; translated protein: MNETVGRWARLGRNSTAGQFLLMGLLAGAFTSACSNRPDPAMGRESITQALGDQSGAAVLPTTIHMDVGGGGRPIPREIFGNNIRWDSFDSYYASGNELPPGILNDLRALGVPSLRYPGGCGADGFTWETTIGPKGLRGEQLSTLKCTKDSVALAGKAHFGVDEFLQLAEKLGAEPQLTLQFRPLDKTFTVQAESSYTVLEDEGNPNIRVSDYDFDDGSHVDIHDPGDSIELSFNVPRAGYYRLHLRNRAGFLGQINNPTAYWTRDSYTYMLNPGELEKGKGAQFVPVSFTGDTNTLTDKAPDRDGHTVWGITRSPVLYLREGTRQLRITTNERGNYLMVDWLQVEELNHDNSVKRAMAWLAYVNGDPADTRSIGIDEAGIDWRTVGYWASLRGRSDHGNHPAPYGVKFWEVGNEAWGGDPFGVPQDAAGRTDHRGYAQAFLDYKNALSAIDPNLYLSASSTSFYSQGSTLTDWMSTLVQELGDDVRMIHFHPYYPWVVEDNKSPASHYQKGITAYVGLQTSLDWYRNKLQLHHPSRYGKLKLSASEWAAAYGWDNEKEDTEGNLLRSYAVRWTGVMTAADKLGTMSKNTDLLENAQYWMLWGGDTCVFQVEGGSYFKHGIFEVLQAFNHYWGDQHLPVSVSGSSSYYFPRHSEVMPEGYHPHLAAYGSLDAKRYYLMVLNKDEFNAKAATVQLSGLPSATNRVQVRTIRANAPAPTYSAIDSATADIITTSVTSLTPFAPSFDYTFPASSITLFVIDRAPEANPALLREVEDVATTVKDTGSPINLYDWAHDSGSHMALNEVGDEILVPFSVTERAYYVLELRHRSGTSDDTTSYWEKNAYTYTLDGTPMIFAGDRSTILSGADLDGYTVWGTSRSDAVLLEPGRHSLRIKMNATWGKVDWLRVRQDMTRVVEVESSHTVVTNASGEVKVIDLTLDSGKNLSLQPGDTVRIHFSVPRSGKYALSLRQRTGVGENATSQVPAYQYKLDTITIRGAVDTATLSKIDPYDGFTVWGTVNFPLTTLSAGSHTLEVTMTSQTTYGMLDYLIAVSQAP
- a CDS encoding hybrid sensor histidine kinase/response regulator, with protein sequence MTQQHRLSVELGSASHLLQGAPARLEQVFVNLLNNAAKFTPPGGDIAVSVFEEADRVVVSIRDTGMGIPAELLPHVFEPFRQGEQPLSRHLGGLGIGLTLVRDLVSLHGGSVEARSEGPDRGSEFRVSLPVTSKQERPQDAKPVDAAPRSQTVRTRRVLVVDDNIDAAETLMEYLQFRGHTVHLAHEGPGAIGQALLQKPELIVLDLGLPGMDGFQVAQRLRGEPNMAGVTLVALTGYGQERDRVRAREAGIQHFLLKPVDLDELMRIIESER
- a CDS encoding acyl-CoA dehydrogenase family protein; the protein is MERRTEGVRVTGRFEGLGLRGNGSAPVSLDAVQLSADALLTPMGEGASALVGQVLPWFCVGTAAMSNGLCQAAVEATARHLQQAGFAQTGTHLRELPNLRARLAQMSVRTEQARALLGAALSGFNPPAPAPLLPLLQSRLSSIEAALEVCDLAMKACGGAAFSRHLPVERIFRDARAGWVMAPTVDHLQDFIGRLLTGLPLL
- a CDS encoding glycoside hydrolase family 5 protein, yielding MKNTRLMGWLTLGAFLWGCGGPIEEQSGTQKPETRANEVTLAGPLPYRGINLASAEFGSAIPGTHGKDYVYPDPAYANYTTADYYITKGMTTFRLPFRWERLQRTRNAAFDATELSRLKTTVNRLTGKGATVILDPHNYARYNGALIGSGIPNADFADFWTRLANEFKGNEKVVFGLMNEPHSMPTEQWLAAANAAIQAIRNTGATQLILVPGNAWTGAHSWTSNWYGTPNATVMLQVKDPRNNYAFEVHQYLDSDSSGTQASCVSTTIGAQRMQSFTNWLRANGKKGFLGEVAGGTDSVCLSALDNILDHLEANSDVYLGWTYWAGGPWWGSYFFSLEPASGVDKPQMSALSSHL
- a CDS encoding acyl-CoA dehydrogenase family protein, whose product is MNPTPLTPLLDESSLRYVSLGEELARTVLAPKAASVDAEATFPRDSVAALAEQGLLGLCLPRE